One Archangium violaceum genomic window, CCTGAGCAGGACCTTGCCCTGAACGGGCGTGGGTTCCGCATACGTCGTCCAGCTCGCCCCTCCGTCAGTCGAGTATTCGATGACCAGGCCGGGGAAGCGCACGTTCGCGTGCAGCTTGCCATCGGTGACCTGCGCGCCGGGCAGGGGAATGCGGTAGTTCACCCCCACGCTGTCCGGGAGCTCGTCGCGCATGTCCACGGCGCGGTAGGCGCCCAGGCGCGGCAGTGCATACTGACCCAGGGTGTTGGTGAAGCGCGCCCAGAGCGCGGGCATCTGGTCCACCGGCGGCAGCTCCGGGTTCCACGCGCGCTCCGCGACGCCGAGCATCTTCGGGAAGGCGAGGTACTCGAGCACCTCGGGCGTCTTCACGTTCTCACCCCAGAGCAGGCCGTGCATGCCGAGGATGTTCGCCTTGCCCGTCTCCGAGAGGCGCACCTTGTCCTCGAGCGCCTTGGGGTCGATGGGGTTGCCCATGCGATCCTCGGTGGCGTTGGCGTAGATGTCGAACGGCCGGTACTCGAAGGTCTTCTTCTCGTCGACGAAGTTGGCCCAGTAGTAACCCGGCTCATCCGGATCCTTGTTGTAGGCCAGGTCCATGTAGAGGTTCGTCGCGTGGGAGAGGATGACCTTGTAGCCCTGGTTGGCGAACTTGTAGGCGTCGTCCTCGCGGCCCCAGCCCCACACATTGCTCCACGGCATGGGGATGAAGCCATCCAGGTCCAGACCATGGTGGATGATGTCATCCCAACCCGTCATCTCCGCGCCCGTCGAGGTGATGATCTGATTCCAACGCGTGAAGAAGTGGTTGGCGAGCTGGATGTCCGTCATGTCGCGGGTCGTGGGGTTCTGCTTGCACTGCGGAGAACCCTGCCACCACACGTTCGAGCTCAGCGACGGCAGCTCGTCACCGCCGCCATGGATGGCCACGAGCCTGGCGCCCGGCACCGCGGCGTAGCGGGCCTTGACCTCCTGGATGACCTTGTTCAGGAAGGTGTAGGTGCTCTCGATGCAGGGGTTGACGAAGTTGTCCGTATACATCTGGACACTCGTGTGCTTGGACGTGTCCTCGGGATCGAGCAGGCGGTACTCGGCCGCCTTCGTGGGATCCGAGTCCTTGAACTTGCGGTAGCGGTACTCCATGGCCAGGACGGCGGCGCGAGCGTGACCCGGCATGTCGATCTCCGGAATCACGTCGATGTGCCGCTCCGTGGCGTAGGCGAGGATCTCCTCGAAGTCCTTGGTCGTATAGTACCCGCTCCCCTTTCCCACGAAGTTGAGCGTCTCCGGCTCGAAGCCCTGGTAGGCCGGCCTGGCGTTGCCGGTCCCCTGCCGGGCGGGCTTGAGGGTGATCTGGTCCCCGGTGTCGAGGTCGTTCGCGGAGCCCAGCCCCGTGTGGAGCATCTCGCTCTCGGACAGGTCGAACCCGCGGCGCGAGCCGTAGCTGGTCAGCTCGGGGATGCCGGGGATCTCCAGGCGCCAGCCCTCGTCATCGGTCAGGTGGAAGTGGAACTTGTTGATCTTGAAGTGCGCGAGCACGTCGAGCAGCTTCTTGACCGTCTCCTTGGACTGGAAGTGACGTCCCACGTCGAGCGCCATGCCGCGGTAGGTGAAGCCGGGCTTGTCGGCGATGTGCGCCTCCGGGATGGAGATCTCCGCGCGGCGGTCGGCGGGCTTCACCGCGGCGGCGTAGGCGTCCGCCGGCACGAGCTGGCGGAGCGTCTGGATGCCGTAGAACACGCCCGCGGCGTCCGTGCCCGTGATGGACACCTTGCCGTCCTTCACGTCGAGGACGTAGCCCTCCGCATCGGGCTTCCCATCCTCGTCGACGTCCAGGTTGGCGTCGAT contains:
- a CDS encoding family 20 glycosylhydrolase, producing MKRLLISLPVMAVLASGCNKDPEPDPGQQPPPGNGPTQKVPAEITVQWQPVDNTVGSWKFFRSEFTLENHGPQELGGSGWKLYFSFVRRMLDEGEGDETGIQDLASQGVKISKGDKAGSGDYYVLEPLPGFKPIAPGEKRTISVLSQDWAILKTDAPAGFHITFEGDGFDPNVAFAVLSTVKLDASDPKQTTRFEGDVMPVQTPALRYGENPSRQDLDLAGRLLPTPRRVEAGAGQVTLRSGVVIGHAAALQKEASYLTSALKDVLAGTVSMQAATGGEQIRLNIDANLDVDEDGKPDAEGYVLDVKDGKVSITGTDAAGVFYGIQTLRQLVPADAYAAAVKPADRRAEISIPEAHIADKPGFTYRGMALDVGRHFQSKETVKKLLDVLAHFKINKFHFHLTDDEGWRLEIPGIPELTSYGSRRGFDLSESEMLHTGLGSANDLDTGDQITLKPARQGTGNARPAYQGFEPETLNFVGKGSGYYTTKDFEEILAYATERHIDVIPEIDMPGHARAAVLAMEYRYRKFKDSDPTKAAEYRLLDPEDTSKHTSVQMYTDNFVNPCIESTYTFLNKVIQEVKARYAAVPGARLVAIHGGGDELPSLSSNVWWQGSPQCKQNPTTRDMTDIQLANHFFTRWNQIITSTGAEMTGWDDIIHHGLDLDGFIPMPWSNVWGWGREDDAYKFANQGYKVILSHATNLYMDLAYNKDPDEPGYYWANFVDEKKTFEYRPFDIYANATEDRMGNPIDPKALEDKVRLSETGKANILGMHGLLWGENVKTPEVLEYLAFPKMLGVAERAWNPELPPVDQMPALWARFTNTLGQYALPRLGAYRAVDMRDELPDSVGVNYRIPLPGAQVTDGKLHANVRFPGLVIEYSTDGGASWTTYAEPTPVQGKVLLRARASDGRSSRTAEVN